One stretch of Eupeodes corollae chromosome 2, idEupCoro1.1, whole genome shotgun sequence DNA includes these proteins:
- the LOC129946555 gene encoding trimeric intracellular cation channel type 1B.1, with the protein MDPEAFLDMANQVIKLKMFPYFDIAHSLLAALAVREDLGANSQVFSRKHPLACWLSTMLVIFSGGMVANGLLGEPILAPLKNTPQLLVGTAVWYLVFYTPFDIGYKVGKFLPIKLVASAMKEIYRAKKIYDGVSHAAKLYPNAWVIMIIIGTLKGNGAGFTKLLERLIRGAWTPTAMEFMQPTFYTKASVVASIIFVLDKKTDWISAPHALVYFGIVIFLVYFKLSSILLGIHDPFLPFENLLCAIFFGGIWDSLAKILGRGQVKEGDSKDVKKTN; encoded by the exons ATGGATCCCGAAGCATTTTTGGATATGGCCAATCAGgtcataaaactaaaaatgtttccATATTTTGACATTGCACACAGTTTATTGGCGGCGCTTGCTGTACGTGAAGATTTAGGTGCCAATTCACAAGTATTCTCGAGGAAACATCCGCTTGCATGTTGGTTGTCAACTATGTTGGTTATCTTTTCCGGCGGTATGGTTGCCAATGGACTTTTAGGTGAACCTATTTTGGCGCCTCTCAAAAATACACCACAGTTGTTAGTGGGAACTGCTGTGTG GTATTTGGTCTTTTATACTCCATTTGATATTGGCTATAAGGTGGGTAAATTTCTTCCCATAAAACTTGTGGCAAGTGCTATGAAAGAAATTTATCGAGCTAAAAAGATCTATGACGGAGTTTCACATGCTGCAAAATTGTATCCAAATGCTTGGGTTATAATGATTATTATTGGAACACTGAAAGGAAATGGTGCTGGTTTCACAAAACTCTTGGAGCGTCTCATCCGTGGCGCCTGGACACCAACTGCAATGGAATTCATGCAACCAACATT CTACACTAAAGCATCAGTAGTTGCTTCGATCATCTTTGTTTTGGACAAAAAGACCGATTGGATCTCAGCGCCACATGCCCTGGTCTACTTCGGCATAGTCATCTTCTTAGTGTATTTCAAATTGTCATCGATTTTGTTAGGAATCCATGATCCTTTCCTGCCATTTGAAAATCTACTGTGTGCTATTTTCTTCGGTGGCATTTGGGACAGTTTGGCAAAGATCTTGGGTCGTGGCCAAGTCAAGGAGGGAGATTCTAAAGACGTAAAGAAGACCaactaa